From Tripterygium wilfordii isolate XIE 37 chromosome 16, ASM1340144v1, whole genome shotgun sequence, one genomic window encodes:
- the LOC119981283 gene encoding probable aspartic protease At2g35615 has translation MWTGTSRSTASVAGDGSSSSQYKTSERSKEALIRSLNRFNSSMLIDAKFVESDLTLGGYFMYIYISEQNERLVIPSMLSGLTWIRCGHCSSNCEDQHQSLYDPKFSYTYTNIMFDSKECKILQRIEPEQLGECRYQDYHSGNNLLSSGVLATETFSLKSLDTRDESFSHIVFGCDEVHQGDFKDGVQGVVGLGQGPLSLVSQVGKKWPFEVHSKIKFGSNLTLNKQNKEYKVEFQPSPPNIRYHLNLEAISVNDEKIEIVNKEHDMIVDIQTSLTSLPSNIYNEFIAKVKSYFGNVRSIEHPEHGTCFLKNQVNNLESPKVVLYFFDSSGSHGDFPVNPSIMFEESTVGLMCSTIIRNDEISILGSRAQVDVEMIFDLSAHSLTFAAVDCLKDET, from the exons ATGTGGACAGGAACTTCGCGCAGCACTGCGAGTGTAGCTGGTGATGGTTCTTCTTCGTCTCAATACAAGACCTCCG AGCGTTCGAAAGAAGCTCTTATTCGTTCCCTCAATCGTTTCAATTCATCTATGTTAATTGATGCAAAATTTGTAGAGTCCGATTTAACTCTCGGTGGCTATTTCATGTACATCTATATAAGTGAGCAAAATGAACGACTTGTTATCCCAAGCATGTTAAGTGGCCTTACCTGGATACGATGTGGCCATTGTTCTTCTAACTGTGAGGATCAACATCAATCACTTTATGatccaaaattttcatatacCTATACGAACATTATGTTTGACtcaaaagagtgcaaaattCTACAACGTATTGAGCCTGAGCAATTAGGTGAGTGTCGATATCAAGACTACCATTCTGGCAACAATTTATTATCCTCTGGGGTGTTGGCCACTGAGACCTTCTCCTTGAAATCTCTAGATACACGTGATGAAAGCTTCTCTCATATAGTATTTGGATGCGATGAAGTACATCAAGGAGATTTTAAAGATGGGGTTCAAGGTGTCGTTGGCCTTGGACAAGGGCCACTTTCATTGGTTTCTCAAGTAGGGAAAAAATGG CCATTCGAGGTACATAGTAAGATTAAATTCGGATCAAATTTAACTctcaacaaacaaaacaaagaatataAAGTTGAATTTCAGCCTTCTCCTCCTAACATCCGCTACCACCTCAACCTTGAAGCCATTAGCGTTAACGATGAGAAAATAGAGATAGTAAATAAAGAACATGATATGATAGTTGACATTCAGACATCCTTGACGTCATTGCCTTCAAATATATACAATGAATTCATCGCTAAGGTTAAAAGTTATTTTGGCAACGTACGCTCAATCGAGCATCCGGAACACGGCACTTGCTTCctcaaaaatcaagtcaacaatCTCGAGAGTCCCAAAgttgtgctttatttttttgactCATCCGGATCCCATGGAGACTTTCCTGTGAATCCTTCAATAATGTTTGAGGAAAGTACTGTTGGTCTCATGTGTTCGACAATAATCCGAAATGATGAAATTTCGATTCTGGGGAGTAGGGCACAAGTAGACGTTGAGATGATATTTGACCTGTCGGCCCATTCACTCACTTTTGCTGCAGTTGATTGCCTCAAAGATGAAACTTAA
- the LOC119981287 gene encoding probable aspartic protease At2g35615: MNSFSFDLIHHDSKLSPFYDQSKTESERSKEALIRSLNRLNRFNSSMLGDAKYVESDLTIGDYLMSIYIGTPKERNVTPKKKLVIPSMSSGLTWIRCGPCSSNCNNQHPSLYDPTSSETYHDILFDSIVCKGLVVTKRGKSNVCQYEYHSGDKFSSGVLGAETFNLKSPGPLSLVSQVGNKVGESANKLSYCLVEKPLELHSKIKFGSDLTLYKQNTEYTIQFKPSPPHTSYHLNLEAISVNDEKIEIPNKKHDMIVDIQTSLTSLPSNIYNEFIAKVKKHFGDATSIEEPEHGTCFLKREVDGLDRPKVVFHFSGLSESHGDFPVNPSTMFEENVDYMCLTIVRKDEISILGNRAQVDVQMIFDLSAHSLTFAALNCIKVSY, translated from the exons ATGAATTCTTTTAGCTTCGATCTTATTCATCATGATTCAAAACTATCTCCATTTTATGATCAATCTAAAACTGAGTCAGAACGTTCGAAAGAAGCTCTTATCCGTTCCCTCAATCGCCTCAATCGTTTCAATTCATCTATGTTAGGGGATGCAAAATATGTAGAGTCTGATTTAACTATCGGGGACTATCTCATGAGTATTTATATAGGTACGCCAAAGGAACGAAATgttacaccaaaaaaaaaacttgttatCCCAAGCATGTCCAGTGGCCTTACCTGGATACGATGTGGCCCTTGTTCTTCCAACTGTAACAATCAACATCCATCACTTTATGATCCAACATCGTCAGAAACCTATCACGATATTCTGTTTGACTCAATAGTGTGCAAAGGTCTAGTAGTTACTAAGCGTGGAAAATCAAATGTGTGCCAATATGAGTATCATTCTGGCGATAAATTCTCCTCTGGAGTGCTTGGCGCTGAGACCTTCAACTTAAAATCTCCAG GGCCTTTGTCACTGGTTTCTCAAGTTGGAAACAAAGTTGGCGAGAGTGCTAACAAATTATCCTACTGCTTGGTTGAGAAGCCATTAGAGTTACATAGTAAAATAAAATTCGGATCGGATTTAACTCTCTACAAACAAAACACAGAATATACAATTCAATTTAAGCCTTCTCCTCCTCATACCAGCTACCATCTCAACCTTGAAGCTATTAGTGTTAACGATGAGAAAATAGAGATACCAAATAAAAAACATGATATGATAGTCGATATTCAGACATCCTTGACATCATTGCCTTCAAATATATACAATGAATTCATCGCCAAGGTTAAAAAACATTTTGGCGACGCAACTTCAATCGAGGAGCCGGAACACGGCACTTGCTTCCTCAAACGTGAAGTCGACGGCCTCGATAGACCCAAAGTTGTGTTTCATTTTTCTGGCCTATCCGAATCCCATGGAGACTTTCCGGTGAATCCTTCAACAATGTTTGAGGAAAATGTTGACTACATGTGTTTGACAATAGTCCGAAAAGATGAAATTTCGATTCTAGGGAACAGGGCACAAGTAGACGTTCAGATGATATTTGACCTGTCAGCCCATTCCCTCACTTTTGCTGCACTTAATTGCATCAAAGTTTCATATTAA